In Aquiflexum balticum DSM 16537, a single genomic region encodes these proteins:
- a CDS encoding RHS repeat domain-containing protein → MNRYLYNGKELIEDLNLNFYDHGARMYDPAIGRWSVVDPLADHSKQIGMSPYSGMWNNPIRWNDPDGMMPCCPGGARPAVRSYVRVANVSNLRRTVSQTARMHNSGIATIGRSEGALVKTQRFHTSRGGGRNMSGFTSSAGPAENFDNTHTFGNLWGNATKLAVQILDDAKTITKVESFDEVGKFEVSIGADYFVDDYNTTQELVGLQEQWENGVRERARGGLSAEEFWQLPIEEQSMKMGLSRVLSGPSPLSVIENMLKGQKPDETEKRRNDVVRPGN, encoded by the coding sequence GTGAACAGGTACCTCTACAACGGAAAGGAACTCATCGAGGACTTGAATCTTAATTTCTATGACCACGGGGCAAGAATGTACGACCCTGCTATAGGCAGGTGGAGTGTTGTTGATCCATTAGCAGACCATTCGAAGCAGATTGGAATGTCACCCTATTCTGGCATGTGGAATAACCCTATAAGATGGAATGACCCAGACGGTATGATGCCATGTTGTCCGGGAGGGGCAAGACCCGCTGTAAGAAGTTACGTAAGGGTAGCGAACGTATCTAACCTAAGAAGAACTGTTTCCCAGACAGCAAGGATGCACAATTCCGGTATTGCGACAATTGGCAGAAGTGAAGGGGCGCTTGTAAAGACACAAAGATTCCATACGAGTAGAGGGGGAGGGAGAAATATGTCCGGTTTTACATCGTCTGCTGGGCCGGCTGAAAATTTCGATAATACCCATACTTTTGGAAACCTTTGGGGCAATGCCACCAAATTAGCTGTCCAGATCTTAGATGATGCTAAGACCATAACAAAGGTTGAATCATTTGATGAGGTCGGTAAGTTTGAGGTTTCCATTGGCGCGGACTATTTTGTGGATGATTACAATACGACACAGGAGCTGGTGGGACTACAGGAACAATGGGAAAACGGCGTCAGGGAAAGAGCGAGGGGGGGATTGTCCGCAGAGGAGTTTTGGCAGCTTCCAATTGAAGAGCAAAGTATGAAAATGGGACTGTCCAGGGTATTGTCCGGCCCATCACCCCTGTCAGTGATAGAGAACATGTTAAAGGGGCAAAAGCCTGATGAGACAGAGAAAAGGAGGAACGATGTGGTTAGACCAGGTAATTAA
- a CDS encoding M91 family zinc metallopeptidase, translating into MYDPAIGRFNRIDRFSEKYYGLSPYQYGANNPIKYIDINGDSIVVNTQFAIPTIFGGVNANISLHYNNGTFNFQNGAEYSGPDQFVNNVKSGLNELEKSNAGNEMINTLISSTEKMSISDSESNGYSPSKKEVSWNTESKSLIPTEMGLQNPKSFISLGHELAHAEDHVKGTLNTSRTWTSNKYPQAEKYATHRENQIRGELGLPLRTHYGLQRLSSGSLIPDKQSQIIKNGFSNFYQMKVGPIYLPYVY; encoded by the coding sequence ATGTATGACCCGGCAATCGGTCGATTTAACCGCATAGACAGGTTTTCAGAAAAGTATTATGGATTATCTCCTTACCAATATGGAGCAAATAACCCAATAAAGTATATTGATATAAATGGGGACAGTATTGTTGTAAATACACAATTTGCTATACCAACTATATTTGGAGGGGTTAATGCCAATATATCCCTACACTACAACAACGGTACTTTTAATTTTCAAAATGGGGCAGAATATTCCGGGCCTGATCAATTTGTGAATAATGTAAAGTCCGGGCTAAATGAACTCGAAAAAAGTAACGCTGGTAATGAAATGATCAATACCTTAATATCAAGCACTGAAAAAATGTCAATTTCTGATTCTGAAAGCAATGGGTATAGTCCTAGTAAAAAAGAAGTTTCTTGGAATACTGAAAGTAAAAGTTTAATTCCAACTGAAATGGGACTTCAAAACCCAAAATCATTCATAAGCTTGGGGCATGAACTAGCCCATGCAGAAGACCATGTTAAGGGGACATTAAATACTTCAAGGACTTGGACTTCAAATAAATATCCACAAGCTGAGAAATATGCGACCCATCGAGAAAATCAAATTAGAGGTGAATTAGGATTGCCATTAAGGACTCACTATGGTTTGCAAAGATTAAGTTCCGGTTCTTTAATACCAGATAAACAATCCCAAATAATAAAAAATGGATTCAGTAATTTCTATCAAATGAAAGTAGGTCCAATTTATTTACCATACGTTTATTAA